TGAATTTCCCCATAGAAGTATACCATAAGACATGAGACtgtgaaagaaagaaaagtatGCTGTccttaaatatatttttggtaCCGTATTAGCAAGGCTTCTCAGCAGATAGATCACTCTACACAGCTCAGTGCTCACATATTTGACATGAGGCTTCCAAGTGAGTTTTGGATCTAAATGAAATTTCATACTAGATGCGTTGAGAGTTGATTGACAGCAGACAACTCTGCTGTATGGTAGCGAAACATGTTGTTCAGTTGCTGCTCGGCTAAATATGGTAGCAAAACATGCATCACAATCCCTTAGTCTCGTGACACAAATATCCTGCAGCTGACAGATTGCATGCATAAACCATGCTTAAGATATCATGTTAATATTATAGATGCCAGCTGTGCtaaggctgggcgtacaccggttagtcaagacaagactagacacgtttagtcacaatacttcacatgaAGACATGTcgaattgcaatgactaatcagtgtgagttgcgccataagcagctatgtgaagtattgtgactgaacgtgtctgatcatgtcttgtcttgactaactggtgtgcgcccagCCTAAGGGTAGGTACACACtatttagtcaagacaagactagtcacgattagtcacactacttcaca
The genomic region above belongs to Nilaparvata lugens isolate BPH chromosome 5, ASM1435652v1, whole genome shotgun sequence and contains:
- the LOC120351705 gene encoding uncharacterized protein LOC120351705, with the translated sequence MHAICQLQDICVTRLRDCDACFATIFSRAATEQHVSLPYSRVVCCQSTLNASSMKFHLDPKLTWKPHVKYVSTELCRVIYLLRSLANTSNYWKSMFRYHTAEQGLEVHVSLPYSKQRLEVHVSLPYSRAGIGSPCFATIQQAAIGSPCFAAIQQNSN